From Flavobacterium lipolyticum, one genomic window encodes:
- a CDS encoding DUF4249 domain-containing protein — MQRIDIKTIKKNTIAILGFVLVLFFSSCDDVVKLDLETGETRIVVDAEIIWKKGTSGSEQVIKVSKTAPYYNDKTPKVSGAKVKVTNSKGDVFTFNETGPGLYVCTNFVPVINMDYVLSVEAEGQTFTAAEKLISVSPIDKIEQKRVPDVAGDDLYEISFYFKDPADQVNFYLTDYKSDVFRLPSHTLLDDELFNGNEIYPRFSDPDLKPGKSLSVINRGISKNFYNYMSLILEIYGGSPFSIPPGNIRGNIVNTTNANNFAFGYFRLCEADSFSYTVQENDNIVYPGK, encoded by the coding sequence ATGCAAAGGATTGATATAAAAACGATAAAGAAGAATACAATAGCTATTTTGGGTTTTGTTTTGGTACTGTTTTTCTCCTCTTGTGATGATGTGGTAAAACTTGATTTAGAAACCGGAGAAACGAGAATCGTAGTCGACGCCGAAATTATCTGGAAAAAAGGAACCTCCGGTAGTGAGCAGGTCATCAAGGTGAGTAAAACGGCTCCTTATTACAACGATAAAACTCCAAAAGTCTCAGGAGCTAAAGTAAAAGTGACCAATAGCAAAGGAGATGTCTTTACTTTTAATGAAACAGGACCAGGACTTTACGTATGTACTAATTTCGTACCTGTGATCAACATGGATTATGTGCTTTCTGTAGAGGCAGAAGGGCAAACTTTTACGGCTGCCGAAAAGTTAATTTCAGTATCACCTATTGATAAAATAGAACAGAAACGCGTTCCGGATGTAGCCGGAGACGACTTGTATGAGATATCGTTTTATTTTAAAGACCCGGCGGATCAGGTCAATTTTTATCTTACCGATTATAAGAGTGATGTTTTTCGTCTTCCTTCACACACGCTGTTAGATGATGAATTGTTTAATGGAAATGAAATATATCCAAGATTTTCAGATCCCGATTTGAAACCGGGAAAAAGTCTTTCGGTGATAAATCGAGGTATTTCTAAGAATTTTTACAACTATATGAGTTTAATTTTAGAGATATACGGAGGAAGTCCTTTTTCTATTCCTCCCGGAAATATCAGAGGGAACATTGTAAACACTACAAATGCCAATAATTTTGCTTTTGGTTATTTCAGGCTTTGTGAAGCAGATAGCTTTTCCTATACCGTACAAGAGAACGATAATATTGTCTATCCGGGAAAGTAA
- a CDS encoding META domain-containing protein, whose protein sequence is MKNYVTLLLAAIALFFTSCNATKDTTKNTALFDTTWELEYISGPRIAFEGLYPNKKPFIKFDQNTGQVFGNAGCNGYSAPYTLKGKTISFGEQGPTTMMFCEGGGEQTFTEMIRKITSYSIDKEGKLNLLLNDVPMMRFKRK, encoded by the coding sequence ATGAAAAACTACGTAACACTACTGCTTGCTGCAATTGCTCTATTTTTTACTTCCTGCAACGCTACAAAGGATACTACAAAAAATACCGCTCTTTTTGATACTACCTGGGAGCTCGAATACATTTCGGGTCCGAGAATTGCTTTTGAGGGTTTATATCCCAACAAAAAACCTTTTATCAAGTTTGACCAGAATACCGGTCAGGTTTTCGGAAATGCGGGTTGTAATGGGTACAGTGCTCCTTATACTTTAAAGGGAAAAACGATCAGCTTTGGCGAACAGGGGCCTACCACGATGATGTTTTGCGAAGGCGGCGGGGAACAGACTTTTACTGAGATGATCCGAAAAATTACCTCTTATTCTATTGATAAAGAAGGCAAACTAAACTTATTGCTTAACGATGTTCCGATGATGCGTTTCAAAAGAAAGTAG